One window of Watersipora subatra chromosome 3, tzWatSuba1.1, whole genome shotgun sequence genomic DNA carries:
- the LOC137391251 gene encoding BMP-binding endothelial regulator protein-like gives MANGWCLFLCVPILVQLRYCSAMLSEGVELPCSNEGERISDGSMKFITDVDPCIQCFCRNGIVKCEIATCPDLEGCHMILYRSTSSQSCCDVCVGCTEDGIRYKSGQVWRSNDDPCVVKECKAGVITTSTATCPKLACDNPVEVKGQCCLSCPTCELNDEKYSEGESFEPHTDKCVRCECKNGGINCMKNACPVLNCPAAKIVQEEGECCPRCTGTRTTFLVPRMCLFKHNIYNDGRTYEVNDCTHCTCQGGTMSCTRRTCPILDCPVEEQVFTSSESCCPVCKPDSMYEQCEYEENTHEHGASWQDGCVDCVCYDGTVTCSEKECDTQQHCPLDTHQLKFTTDACCPVCVEKEGLCTVFGDPHYVTFDKRIYDFQGTCKYMLAKDCPGNMFAIYVQNFDRYNMPGAWTKSVTILLNADTKIGLRKNGKVRINKSQVSLPFSKVGHFTVRYEEETIVVDTEIGLKVVWNTESYLELHLPASLKRNTCGMCGNFNGDPKDDFMGKDGTLFTSAIDFAKSWQHGRQSTCQVGVTQQEVQARCQDNFSKWQRAHQECSILKSRALKECRKTIDVEAYYKSCVTDSCNCPRHRKCTCDAVTAYVRECERVGIYDIEAPLNYSCSRQRRRIQERVTKNLQLQQEASKS, from the exons ATGGCCAATGGATGGTGTCTGTTTTTGTGCGTTCCGATACTTGTACAGCTTCGTTACTGCTCAGCTATGCTATCAG AAGGCGTGGAGCTGCCATGCAGCAATGAAGGTGAAAGGATATCAGATGGCAGCATGAAGTTTATTACGGACGTGGATCCCTGCATACAGTGCTTCTGCAGG AATGGAATTGTTAAATGTGAGATAGCAACCTGCCCCGACCTCGAAGGCTGTCACATGATCCTCTACCGCAGTACCTCTTCCCAGTCTTGCTGCGATGTTTGCGTTG GATGCACAGAAGACGGCATCAGATATAAAAGTGGTCAAGTATGGCGCAGCAATGATGACCCTTGTGTAGTCAAAGAATGCAAG GCTGGAGTAATCACCACATCAACGGCAACCTGTCCAAAATTGGCTTGCGATAATCCTGTAGAGGTCAAAGGTCAATGCTGCTTGTCATGTCCCACGTGTGAACTTAATGACGAGAAATACTCTGAAGGGGAAAGCTTTGAGCCTCACACCGATAAATGCGTCAGATGTGAATGTAAG AATGGAGGCATAAACTGTATGAAGAACGCCTGCCCAGTGCTCAATTGCCCTGCAGCTAAAATAGTTCAAGAGGAAGGAGAGTGTTGTCCCCGCTGCACCG GAACTCGGACGACTTTTCTAGTACCGCGGATGTGTCTGTTCAAACACAACATATATAATGATGGCAGAACATACGAGGTTAATGACTGCACACATTGTACATGCCAA GGAGGAACAATGTCATGCACGAGAAGGACTTGTCCAATTTTGGACTGCCCAGTAGAAGAGCAAGTCTTTACTTCCTCGGAGTCATGCTGCCCTGTCTGCAAGCCCGACAGCATGTACGAACAGTGCGAGTATGAGGAAAACACACACGAG CATGGCGCGAGTTGGCAAGACGGTTGTGTGGACTGCGTGTGCTATGACGGTACAGTCACATGCAGCGAGAAAGAGTGTGACACACAGCAGCATTGCCCCCTCGACACTCATCAGCTTAAATTTACAACTGATGCCTGCTGCCCTGTCTGCGTCGAAA AAGAAGGTCTCTGCACCGTGTTCGGAGATCCACACTATGTAACGTTTGATAAGCGCATCTACGACTTTCAG GGAACGTGCAAGTACATGCTGGCCAAAGACTGCCCAGGCAATATGTTTGCTATCTATGTTCAGAACTTCGACCGATACAACATGCCAGGCGCCTGGACTAAATCTGTAACCATCCTATTGAATGCCGATACAAAAATTGGTCTACGTAAAAACGGAAAG GTGAGAATAAACAAAAGTCAAGTTAGTTTGCCATTCTCAAAAGTTGGACACTTTACAGTACGTTACGAGGAAGAAACAATTGTTGTCGACACAGAGATCGGACTCAAGGTTGTCTGGAACACAGAGAGCTACCTCGAATTACATCTTCCAGCTTC GCTCAAGCGGAATACTTGTGGCATGTGTGGTAATTTCAATGGTGACCCGAAAGATGATTTTATGGGGAAAGATGGAACCCTTTTCACATCTGCTATTGACTTTGCAAAGTCATGGCAACATGGCCGCCAAAGCACATGCCAAGTTGGAGTAACCCAACAAGAG GTCCAAGCGAGGTGCCAGGACAACTTCTCCAAATGGCAGAGGGCGCATCAGGAGTGCTCGATACTTAAGAGTCGTGCGCTCAAGGAGTGCCGAAAGACTATCGACGTTGAAGCGTATTACAA ATCCTGTGTGACAGATTCGTGCAACTGTCCACGACACAGGAAGTGTACATGCGATGCAGTGACAGCCTATGTGAGAGAATGTGAAAGAGTAGGAATATATGATATCGAGGCTCCACTCAACTACTCATGCAGCCGGCAGCGTCGAAGG ATTCAGGAAAGGGTAACAAAAAACTTGCAACTACAACAGGAAGCTTCGAAAAGCTGA